The sequence ATCCTAAACCTACACCGTGTTTTGCTTTAAAAGCATCTTTGTACTCGTTTCTTAATTTGTTTACAGCAGTTAAGTTAACTTCGTTGAAAGTTGTTAACATAGCTGTTGTGTTTTTAGCTTCAACTAAACGCTCTGCTACTTTACGACGTAACATAGACATTTTTTTGCGCTCCATTCCACGTGGTCCTCCAGTTGGAGTTCCCATTGAAGGTACAGCGTTGATAGCGTCTTCTTTAGTTACACGACCGTCTTTTCCAGTTCCTTGAATTGAAGAAGCGTCCATGTTTTTTTCATCTAAGATTTTCTTAGCTGCTGGAGAAGCTGAACCTGTTGCATATGTAGCTGCAGGTGCTGCTGCTACTGGAGCAGGAGCTGCTTTAACTTCTTCTTTAACCTCTGCTTTTGGAGCTTCAGTTGCAGGTGCGCTACCAGATGGTTTTGCTGCACTTGTATCGATTAAACAAACTACTTGACCTACTGCCACAGCGTCACCTTCTTCAGCTTTTAAAGTGATGATTCCACTTACTTCTGCAGGTAATTCCAAAGTTGCTTTATCTGAATCAACTTCAGCAATAGCTTGGTCTTTTTCTACATAATCTCCATCTTTTACTAACCAAGTAGCAATTTCCACTTCAGTGATTGACTCCCCTGGCGAAGGAACTTTCATTTCTAAGATACTCATGAGTATATTAATTTATATTGTTATTGTAACTACTTTATTATTTTAAATCTTTATCAAAAACCATGTTAATTGCATGTGCATAACGTGCTTTTGAACGTACAGATGAACCTGCTGCTGGAGCAGAAGCGTCTGCTGGTGATGCTAAACGGAATTTAACTAAGTCAAAGTTCATTAACATGTATCCGTAAGCTCCCATATTTCTTGGCTCTTCTTGTGCCCAAACATAGTCAGTTACGTTTGGATAAGAATCGATAATTGCTTTTATTTCGTTAATCGCTAACGGGAATAATTGCTCTAATCTTACAAATGCTACATCTGTTCTTCCTAATTCTTCAGCTTTAGCTGTTAAATCGTAATAGAATTTACCAGAAACAAATACTAATGTTTTGATTGCTGATTTATCTGTTACTTTCGGATCATCTACAACTGGTTTGAATGAACCGTTTGTGAAATCTTCGATAGGAGAAACTGCTAGTGGATGACGTAATAAACTTTTTGGAGAGAAAACGATTAATGGTTTTCTAAAGTCTGTTACCATTTGGCGACGTAATAAATGGAAGTGGTTAGCAGGTGTTGTACAGTTTGCTACATACATATTATGGTTTGCACATAATTGTAAGTAACGCTCTAAACGTGCTGAAGAGTGTTCTGCACCTTGATGCTCATATCCGTGAGGTAATAAAATTACTAAACCGTTTTGGTTGTTCCATTTATCTTCTCCAGCAGAAATGTATTGGTCAAACATAATTTGAGCTCCGTTAGAGAAATCTCCAAATTGCGCTTCCCAAATAGTTAATGCTTTTGGATTGGTCATAGCGTAACCGTACTCATATCCAACTACAGCATACTCAGATAAGTGCGAGTTAAAGATACGCATTTCACCATTACGAGATTGTAATTGGTTTAACATCGTTACTTCTTCTTCAGTATCTTCAGTTTTTACAACAGCATGACGGTGAGAGAATGTACCACGTTGAACATCTTGTCCTGTGAAACGAACGTCAAAACCTTCTTGCATTAAAGTTCCGTAAGCTAAAAGTTCACCCATTGCCCAATCTAAACGGTCTGTTTCGTACATTTTAGCACGGTCACCGATTAACTTAGTTGTTTTGTTGATGAATTTTTTGTCTTCTGGTAATTTTGTGATTACCTCAGAAACTTTATCTAAAGATTCGCGTGAAACAGTTGTATCAAAAGTTTCTAACATTCTAGAACGATCAGCAATGTTGTAACCGATCCATTCTTTTTGCATGAAAGGTATAACTGTTGCTTTTTCGTTTGCTTTAGCGATAGTTAAGTTGTCTTCTAGTAAAGCTTTGTATTTATCTTCTAATGCAACCACATATTCTTCAGTTACAACTTTGTTTTCTAATAAACGAGCGTTGTAAATGTTACGAGCATTTTGGTGTTTAGAAATTAATTTATATAAAAGAGGTTGCGTGAAACGAGGTTCGTCTCCTTCGTTGTGACCGTATTTTCTGTATCCAACTAAATCAACAAAAACATCTTCGTTGAATTTCATACGATATTCTAAAGCGAAGATAAATGCTTTAACAGCAGCTTCGGTATCATCAGCATTAACATGAACTACAGGTGCAGCTACAACTTTAGCGATGTCTGTAGAATAAACTCCAGAACGAGCATCTTTATAATTAGTTGTAAATCCAACTTGATTGTTTAAAACCACATGAATTGTACCACCTGTTTGGTATGCACGTAATTTAGACATTTGAACAATTTCATAAACAATTCCTTGTCCTGCTATTGCTGCATCTCCGTGTAAACAAATTGGTAAAACTTTTGAGAAGTCGTTAGCAAAATACTTATCTTGTTTTGCGCGAGCAACTCCTTCAATTACGGCTCCTACAGTTTCTAAATGCGAAGGGTTTGGAGCTAAATTTAAATTGATTTTTTTACCGTTTTCAGTCGTTTTTTCAAACGTGTAACCTAAGTGGTATTTTACGTCACCGTCAAAAGAATCAGAAACATCTGCGTAATCTTTTCCGTCGAATTCAGTAAAAATGTTTTGAGCTGGTTTTTGGAAGATGTTTGCTAAA comes from Flavobacterium sp. I3-2 and encodes:
- a CDS encoding 2-oxoglutarate dehydrogenase E1 component, whose protein sequence is MDRFSFLNAAHTAFFADLYDQYLESPDSVEPSWRSFFQGFDFANEYNGSPVEQLSNAYVGSGESTQAVESLQKEFAVLKLIEAYRTHGHLLTKTNPLCERQVATPDLSIEKFGLNQADLNTRFDAAKSIKLSSSTLQEILNHLENVYCTSTGVEFMYIPNEEKVNWISNYFEAQSTELTTDKKKHVLEKLVQAAAFENFFHTKYVGQKRFSLEGLEATVPALDALIDAAADKGVEEFVMGMAHRGRLNILANIFQKPAQNIFTEFDGKDYADVSDSFDGDVKYHLGYTFEKTTENGKKINLNLAPNPSHLETVGAVIEGVARAKQDKYFANDFSKVLPICLHGDAAIAGQGIVYEIVQMSKLRAYQTGGTIHVVLNNQVGFTTNYKDARSGVYSTDIAKVVAAPVVHVNADDTEAAVKAFIFALEYRMKFNEDVFVDLVGYRKYGHNEGDEPRFTQPLLYKLISKHQNARNIYNARLLENKVVTEEYVVALEDKYKALLEDNLTIAKANEKATVIPFMQKEWIGYNIADRSRMLETFDTTVSRESLDKVSEVITKLPEDKKFINKTTKLIGDRAKMYETDRLDWAMGELLAYGTLMQEGFDVRFTGQDVQRGTFSHRHAVVKTEDTEEEVTMLNQLQSRNGEMRIFNSHLSEYAVVGYEYGYAMTNPKALTIWEAQFGDFSNGAQIMFDQYISAGEDKWNNQNGLVILLPHGYEHQGAEHSSARLERYLQLCANHNMYVANCTTPANHFHLLRRQMVTDFRKPLIVFSPKSLLRHPLAVSPIEDFTNGSFKPVVDDPKVTDKSAIKTLVFVSGKFYYDLTAKAEELGRTDVAFVRLEQLFPLAINEIKAIIDSYPNVTDYVWAQEEPRNMGAYGYMLMNFDLVKFRLASPADASAPAAGSSVRSKARYAHAINMVFDKDLK
- the odhB gene encoding 2-oxoglutarate dehydrogenase complex dihydrolipoyllysine-residue succinyltransferase; translation: MSILEMKVPSPGESITEVEIATWLVKDGDYVEKDQAIAEVDSDKATLELPAEVSGIITLKAEEGDAVAVGQVVCLIDTSAAKPSGSAPATEAPKAEVKEEVKAAPAPVAAAPAATYATGSASPAAKKILDEKNMDASSIQGTGKDGRVTKEDAINAVPSMGTPTGGPRGMERKKMSMLRRKVAERLVEAKNTTAMLTTFNEVNLTAVNKLRNEYKDAFKAKHGVGLGYMSFFTKAVTRALQLFPDVNSMIDGQEQIKFDFADISVAVSGPKGLMVPVVRNAELLSFRGVEADIKRLATRARDGQITVDEMTGGTFTITNGGVFGSMLSTPIINPPQSGILGMHNIIERPVAVNGQVVIAPMMYIALSYDHRIIDGRESVGFLVAVKEALENPTELLLNNDPKRAFEL